One window of the Ureibacillus sp. FSL W7-1570 genome contains the following:
- a CDS encoding manganese catalase family protein → MFKRENKILIELPIPKHGDMNAAAAVQELLGGKYGEMSTLNNYMFQSFNFRGKKKFKPFYDLVASITAEEFGHVELVSTAINLLSTGNTVPTGPDTAPLQNGKDARYSLHFTSTAQTAYPGDSMGRPWTGEFVTNTGNLVADLLFNYMLEIGARTHKMRVYEMTTHPTALTMIGYLLVRGGTHIIAYAKAIEMATGVDVSKMLPVPSLDNSKFDYAKPFMEQGLFNVLYTWGEEDYRDINQIWKGKNPETGEELRVIHGTPEGAPVPDLPELPEEFAPGIDRDDYLRILKRLQSNL, encoded by the coding sequence ATGTTTAAACGAGAAAATAAAATTCTTATTGAATTGCCGATTCCGAAGCATGGTGATATGAATGCAGCAGCCGCTGTTCAAGAATTGCTTGGCGGAAAATATGGTGAAATGTCTACGTTAAACAATTATATGTTTCAATCCTTTAATTTCCGAGGCAAGAAAAAGTTCAAACCTTTTTATGATTTAGTAGCAAGTATTACGGCAGAGGAATTTGGCCATGTAGAATTAGTATCGACGGCCATCAACCTTCTCTCCACAGGAAATACTGTTCCAACAGGACCTGACACAGCCCCACTGCAAAACGGAAAAGATGCCCGTTATTCCCTCCACTTTACGTCAACTGCTCAAACCGCTTATCCAGGAGATTCAATGGGAAGACCATGGACTGGTGAATTTGTTACAAATACAGGCAACCTCGTAGCAGATCTTCTTTTCAATTATATGTTGGAAATCGGTGCAAGAACCCATAAAATGCGGGTTTATGAGATGACGACCCATCCGACGGCACTCACAATGATTGGATACTTGCTTGTTCGAGGCGGCACGCACATTATCGCTTATGCCAAAGCCATTGAAATGGCAACAGGAGTCGATGTATCAAAAATGCTCCCAGTTCCAAGCTTGGACAACAGCAAATTTGATTACGCCAAACCATTTATGGAACAAGGATTATTTAATGTTTTATACACATGGGGAGAAGAAGATTACCGGGATATTAATCAAATTTGGAAAGGGAAAAACCCCGAAACGGGAGAAGAGTTAAGAGTAATTCACGGAACTCCGGAAGGTGCGCCAGTTCCGGATCTTCCAGAACTTCCGGAAGAATTTGCTCCTGGAATTGATCGGGATGATTATCTCCGCATCTTAAAAAGACTCCAGAGTAACTTGTAA
- a CDS encoding YuzF family protein, whose protein sequence is MNGNWKLSDPYVYESLKSLQNQSIAVQTIRGSLRGTLKTVMPDHIVVEMGGSPFYVRTEQIIWIQPIKES, encoded by the coding sequence ATGAATGGAAATTGGAAGCTCAGCGATCCGTATGTATATGAATCATTAAAAAGCCTACAAAATCAATCTATCGCTGTTCAAACAATTCGAGGCAGTTTACGCGGCACATTAAAAACAGTGATGCCAGACCATATTGTTGTTGAAATGGGCGGATCACCGTTTTATGTAAGAACAGAGCAAATTATTTGGATTCAACCAATAAAAGAGTCATAA
- a CDS encoding DUF378 domain-containing protein has product MKVLQRIALVLAIIGAINWGLIGFFNFDLVATLFGGQDSVISRIIYGLVGLSGLFCLTLLFEPWDELDREDTTSSVSQPNQSQMNYRTEFGEEEDLSSLKKSNENEQ; this is encoded by the coding sequence ATGAAAGTTTTGCAAAGAATTGCTCTTGTACTAGCCATTATCGGTGCCATCAATTGGGGACTCATTGGATTTTTTAATTTTGATTTAGTTGCTACTTTGTTTGGAGGGCAAGATTCCGTTATCTCACGTATTATTTATGGCTTGGTAGGGTTGAGCGGTTTATTTTGCTTAACGCTCTTGTTTGAGCCTTGGGATGAATTAGATCGGGAAGATACAACGAGTTCTGTCAGCCAGCCAAATCAAAGTCAGATGAACTACAGAACAGAATTTGGTGAAGAAGAAGATCTCTCTTCATTAAAGAAATCAAACGAGAATGAACAATGA
- the pyc gene encoding pyruvate carboxylase, protein MKKIEKVLVANRGEIAIRIFRACTELKIKTVAIYSHEDSGAIHRFKADESYLVGNGKKPIDAYLDIEGILKIAKEANVDAIHPGYGFLSENVEFARRCEEEGIIFIGPKSKHLSIFGDKVKAREQAIAAGIPVIPGTDRPVKSLEEVEQFADTYGYPIMIKAALGGGGRGMRLVEKASDLKEAFERAKSEAKAAFGSDEVYVEKAIVKPKHIEVQILGDEAGNIVHLYERDCSIQRRHQKVVEIAPSISISEELRRRICEAAVKLMKNVQYVNAGTVEFLVTGDNFYFIEVNPRIQVEHTITEMITGVDIVQAQIKIAEGHGLHSKAIRIPEQEKIPLFGYAIQSRITTEDPKNHFMPDTGKIMVYRSSGGFGVRLDAGNGFQGAVVTPHYDSLLVKLSTWGRTFEEAAQKMDRNLREFRIRGVKTNIPFLENVVNHEKFLSGQFDTSFIDTTPELFEFKERKDRATKLLNYIGNVTLNGFPGIEKRPKPIFVQPHIPTVPEKKVTGTKQILDEQGVAGLIQWIKAQDDVLLTDTTFRDAHQSLLATRVRSKDMFEIADATSQLMNDFFSLEMWGGATFDVAYRFLKEDPWDRLETLRKKIPNILFQMLFRGSNAVGYSNYPDNVIREFIKLSAQSGIDVFRIFDSLNWVKAMEVAIDEVRLNGKVAEAAICYTGDILDDGRAKYTVQYYKEMAKQLEQAGAHILAIKDMAGLLKPNAAYRLISELKETTDLPIHLHTHDTSGNGIFVYAKAIEAGVDIIDTALGSMAGLTSQPSANSLYYALSGEKRQVRADIESLEKLSYYWADVRKYYVDFESGMNAPHSEVYVHEMPGGQYSNLQQQAKAVGLGDRWEQVKKMYSRVNLMFGDIVKVTPSSKVVGDMALFMVQNDLDEENIFERGKTLDFPDSVIEFFQGYLGQPYGGFPKKLQKLILKDRKPITVRPGELLEPVDFSKLAVELEEKVGFKPTEKDLISYALYPKVFEEYAKVRAQYGDISVLDTPTFLYGLRLGEEIEVEIEKGKTLIIKLVSIGEPQHDGTRVIYFEINGQPREIVVQDMTVEATGNKAVKADPSNPNQIGATMPGTILKVVVSKGSPIKRGDHLLITEAMKMETTVQAPKDGVVKEIYVKEGDSISTGDLLIEIE, encoded by the coding sequence ATGAAAAAAATTGAAAAAGTCTTAGTAGCAAACCGCGGCGAAATTGCCATCCGCATTTTCCGCGCATGTACTGAATTGAAAATAAAAACCGTTGCAATTTATTCCCATGAGGATAGCGGCGCCATTCATCGTTTTAAAGCGGATGAATCCTACTTAGTAGGAAATGGAAAAAAACCGATTGATGCTTATTTAGATATTGAAGGAATTTTAAAAATAGCAAAAGAAGCAAATGTGGATGCTATTCACCCGGGATATGGCTTTTTATCAGAGAATGTAGAGTTTGCTCGCCGTTGCGAAGAAGAAGGAATCATCTTCATTGGACCAAAATCAAAACATTTAAGCATATTTGGGGATAAAGTAAAGGCTCGCGAACAAGCCATCGCTGCTGGAATTCCTGTCATTCCAGGTACAGATAGGCCAGTAAAAAGTTTGGAAGAAGTTGAACAGTTTGCAGATACATACGGCTACCCCATTATGATTAAAGCTGCACTTGGCGGTGGAGGCAGAGGAATGCGCCTTGTGGAAAAGGCAAGCGATTTAAAAGAGGCTTTTGAACGGGCCAAATCCGAAGCAAAAGCGGCTTTTGGTTCGGATGAGGTTTACGTGGAAAAAGCCATTGTTAAACCAAAACATATAGAGGTTCAAATTTTAGGGGATGAAGCCGGCAATATCGTGCATTTATATGAACGGGATTGCTCAATTCAACGCCGCCATCAAAAAGTGGTAGAGATTGCGCCATCTATCTCAATTTCAGAAGAGTTGCGCCGCCGCATTTGCGAAGCAGCTGTAAAATTGATGAAAAATGTGCAGTATGTGAATGCAGGGACAGTGGAGTTTTTAGTAACGGGCGATAATTTTTACTTTATTGAGGTAAACCCGCGCATTCAAGTGGAACATACCATTACCGAAATGATTACAGGAGTTGATATTGTTCAGGCGCAAATTAAAATTGCGGAAGGTCATGGACTACACAGTAAAGCAATTCGGATTCCTGAGCAAGAAAAGATTCCTTTATTTGGCTATGCCATTCAATCACGGATTACAACGGAAGATCCAAAAAACCATTTTATGCCGGATACAGGAAAAATTATGGTGTATCGCTCATCCGGCGGTTTTGGTGTCCGTTTAGATGCAGGGAACGGTTTCCAAGGCGCAGTTGTTACTCCTCACTATGATTCGTTGCTTGTGAAACTATCGACTTGGGGAAGAACCTTTGAAGAAGCAGCGCAAAAAATGGATCGCAATTTGCGGGAGTTCCGTATTCGAGGTGTGAAAACCAATATTCCGTTTTTAGAAAATGTCGTAAACCATGAGAAATTTTTAAGCGGCCAATTCGATACAAGCTTTATTGATACAACACCGGAATTATTTGAATTTAAAGAACGGAAAGACCGTGCGACAAAGCTGTTAAACTATATCGGCAATGTGACATTAAATGGCTTCCCTGGAATCGAAAAGCGGCCAAAACCAATCTTTGTTCAGCCTCATATTCCGACTGTACCTGAAAAAAAGGTAACTGGTACAAAACAAATTTTAGATGAACAAGGCGTGGCTGGACTTATCCAATGGATTAAAGCCCAAGATGATGTACTGCTTACCGATACAACATTCCGGGATGCCCATCAATCGCTCCTTGCCACACGCGTTCGTTCGAAAGATATGTTTGAAATTGCCGATGCTACAAGCCAATTGATGAACGATTTCTTCTCCCTTGAAATGTGGGGAGGAGCAACTTTCGATGTAGCGTATCGCTTTTTAAAAGAAGACCCTTGGGATCGATTGGAAACATTGCGCAAAAAAATTCCAAATATCTTGTTCCAAATGTTATTTAGAGGAAGCAATGCGGTAGGGTATTCCAACTATCCGGATAACGTCATCCGCGAGTTTATAAAATTATCAGCTCAGTCCGGTATTGATGTATTCCGCATTTTCGATTCATTGAACTGGGTAAAAGCGATGGAAGTGGCCATTGACGAAGTTCGCCTCAACGGAAAAGTGGCAGAAGCGGCAATCTGCTATACGGGCGATATTTTAGATGATGGAAGAGCAAAATATACGGTGCAATATTACAAGGAAATGGCAAAACAATTAGAACAGGCCGGCGCGCATATTTTAGCCATTAAAGATATGGCAGGGCTGCTTAAACCAAATGCAGCTTATCGTTTAATTTCCGAATTGAAGGAAACAACAGATTTGCCAATTCATCTCCATACTCATGATACAAGTGGAAATGGGATTTTCGTTTATGCAAAAGCCATTGAAGCAGGAGTGGACATTATTGATACGGCATTAGGTTCCATGGCTGGCTTAACATCTCAGCCAAGCGCCAATTCGCTCTACTATGCTTTAAGCGGCGAAAAACGGCAAGTTAGAGCGGATATAGAATCCCTTGAAAAACTATCTTACTATTGGGCGGATGTGCGAAAATATTATGTGGATTTCGAAAGCGGCATGAATGCCCCTCATTCAGAAGTGTATGTACACGAAATGCCTGGCGGACAATACAGCAACTTGCAGCAACAAGCGAAAGCAGTAGGGCTTGGGGACCGCTGGGAGCAAGTAAAGAAAATGTATTCCCGCGTCAATTTAATGTTTGGCGATATTGTAAAAGTAACGCCATCATCAAAAGTTGTTGGCGATATGGCGCTTTTTATGGTGCAAAATGATTTAGATGAAGAAAATATTTTTGAGCGCGGGAAAACGCTTGACTTCCCTGATTCCGTCATTGAATTTTTCCAAGGTTATCTAGGACAGCCTTATGGCGGATTCCCGAAAAAACTGCAAAAGCTTATACTAAAAGACCGCAAGCCAATTACGGTGCGCCCTGGTGAACTGCTTGAGCCGGTTGATTTTAGTAAACTTGCTGTTGAGCTGGAAGAAAAAGTTGGATTCAAACCGACTGAGAAAGATTTAATCTCCTATGCACTATATCCAAAAGTATTTGAAGAATACGCTAAAGTGCGTGCCCAATATGGTGACATTTCTGTATTAGATACTCCAACATTCTTATATGGTTTGCGCCTGGGCGAAGAAATTGAAGTGGAAATTGAAAAAGGAAAAACATTGATTATTAAATTAGTGTCCATTGGCGAGCCTCAACATGATGGTACACGGGTAATTTACTTTGAAATTAACGGCCAACCTCGGGAAATTGTCGTACAAGATATGACGGTGGAGGCAACGGGTAATAAAGCCGTCAAAGCGGACCCATCCAATCCAAATCAAATCGGTGCAACGATGCCGGGTACAATTTTGAAAGTGGTAGTATCTAAAGGCAGTCCGATCAAGCGGGGCGACCATTTATTAATTACGGAAGCCATGAAGATGGAAACAACTGTGCAGGCGCCAAAAGACGGTGTGGTAAAAGAAATTTACGTCAAAGAGGGCGACTCCATTTCCACTGGCGACCTATTAATTGAAATCGAATAA
- a CDS encoding L-lactate permease: MTFTQNFTAVGNSLGWTALVATIPILYFFWALAIKKMKGYMAGLTTLIIAIVIAVLAFKVPVLTAVASASQGAVYGIIPIGWIIITSVFLYNLTVKTGHFDVIRSSVLSITEDRRIQALLIAFSFGAFLEGAAGFGAPVAITAALLVGLGFKPLQAAGLCLIANTAPVAFGAIGVPITVMEGITGIPALEISKMVGRQLPIIAVFIPFVLVVIMVGFKRAFEVLPAILVSGISFAVAQFLSSNYLGAELPDIISSLVSLVALAIFLRFWQPKHIYRFETDGQMEDTKNHYTSGQILRAWSPFIVLTLFISAWGIPSFKKALLGTYEGGNAFLTFVNNIGGALTFYPEVPFLHNQVIDGSTGKEIAAVYKFELLGAAGTAILFAAIVSKFLLKVSWGKWVKTFGETINEIKFPLLTICCVVGYAYVANTAGMMTTLGLVLAKTGALFPFFSPVLGWIGVFVTGSDTSSNVLFAKLQQVTSESIGMDPVLALAANTSGGVTGKMISPQTLAVAAAAVGLIGRESELLKFALKYSLILLLCICIITFLQSTVLTWIIP, encoded by the coding sequence ATGACATTTACTCAAAATTTTACAGCAGTTGGAAACAGTTTAGGGTGGACAGCCCTGGTTGCAACAATTCCTATTTTATATTTTTTCTGGGCGCTTGCTATTAAAAAAATGAAAGGGTATATGGCGGGGCTAACCACTTTAATTATAGCTATCGTCATTGCAGTTTTAGCATTTAAGGTGCCAGTTTTGACAGCAGTAGCATCTGCTTCGCAAGGGGCTGTATATGGAATCATTCCAATTGGCTGGATTATCATTACGTCCGTATTTTTATATAACTTGACGGTAAAAACCGGACACTTTGATGTTATTCGTTCATCGGTGTTATCTATTACTGAAGATCGTCGTATTCAGGCTCTATTGATAGCCTTTTCTTTTGGGGCATTTTTGGAAGGGGCAGCAGGATTTGGCGCTCCGGTTGCCATTACAGCGGCGTTGCTAGTAGGGTTGGGTTTTAAACCGTTGCAAGCGGCGGGCCTTTGTTTAATTGCAAACACAGCTCCTGTAGCTTTCGGGGCTATTGGGGTACCGATTACCGTAATGGAAGGGATTACAGGGATTCCTGCTTTAGAAATTTCAAAAATGGTAGGCCGTCAATTGCCTATTATTGCCGTATTTATTCCATTTGTTTTAGTGGTGATTATGGTCGGTTTTAAACGGGCTTTTGAAGTGCTGCCTGCAATTTTAGTATCCGGTATTTCGTTTGCAGTGGCGCAATTTTTAAGTTCCAATTATTTGGGCGCCGAATTGCCGGATATTATTTCATCCTTAGTATCCTTAGTAGCTTTAGCGATTTTCTTGCGCTTTTGGCAGCCAAAACATATTTATCGTTTTGAAACGGATGGCCAAATGGAGGATACAAAAAATCATTATACTAGTGGACAAATTTTAAGGGCTTGGTCTCCGTTTATTGTATTAACGCTATTTATTTCTGCCTGGGGAATTCCATCCTTCAAAAAGGCGTTATTAGGTACATATGAAGGCGGGAACGCATTTTTAACCTTTGTGAATAACATTGGTGGTGCGCTCACGTTCTATCCGGAAGTACCGTTTTTACATAATCAAGTGATTGATGGTTCAACAGGCAAAGAAATTGCGGCAGTGTATAAATTCGAATTATTAGGTGCTGCGGGAACAGCCATTTTATTTGCTGCTATAGTATCTAAGTTTCTATTGAAAGTTTCTTGGGGTAAATGGGTAAAAACTTTTGGTGAAACCATCAACGAAATTAAATTCCCGCTTTTAACTATTTGCTGCGTTGTTGGTTATGCTTATGTGGCAAACACAGCCGGCATGATGACGACTTTAGGTTTAGTATTGGCAAAAACAGGAGCTTTATTCCCGTTCTTCTCACCGGTGCTTGGCTGGATTGGTGTGTTTGTTACAGGTTCGGATACATCTTCCAACGTATTGTTTGCCAAGTTGCAGCAAGTTACGTCTGAATCCATCGGCATGGATCCGGTTCTTGCGTTGGCTGCCAACACATCGGGAGGCGTGACTGGAAAAATGATTTCGCCGCAAACATTAGCTGTAGCTGCTGCAGCGGTGGGATTAATCGGAAGAGAATCAGAGTTGTTAAAATTTGCCTTAAAATATAGTCTCATTTTACTTCTCTGCATATGTATCATTACATTTTTGCAAAGCACGGTACTTACATGGATAATTCCATAA
- a CDS encoding FadR/GntR family transcriptional regulator, giving the protein MKLAKVKTKKIYEEVCEILYEKIRTGELKPGDRLDSVEYLAEQLQVSRSAVREALSALKAMGLIEIKQGSGTFVKNFPKQKLEFPLSTAIITYREYVPHLLELRKILEVGTARSAAKNRTKEDLVILEGILEEMKNVEGDEELGEKADFEFHKAIANASHNPLLPNLLNQVSGLTIELMRETRRIWLFSKQTTIEQLYDEHMQIYLAIKQQNPELAELAMYSHLNNVEEILMKYFDMAE; this is encoded by the coding sequence TTGAAACTTGCAAAAGTAAAAACGAAAAAAATTTACGAAGAAGTTTGTGAAATTCTTTATGAAAAGATCCGTACAGGCGAACTAAAACCAGGTGACCGTTTAGATTCTGTTGAATATTTAGCAGAGCAATTACAAGTCAGTAGATCCGCTGTTCGTGAAGCATTATCAGCCTTAAAAGCAATGGGGCTGATTGAAATAAAACAAGGCTCTGGCACATTTGTGAAAAACTTCCCTAAACAAAAACTGGAATTTCCTCTTTCTACGGCCATTATTACATACAGAGAATACGTCCCTCATTTGCTTGAATTAAGAAAAATTCTTGAAGTTGGGACGGCAAGAAGCGCAGCGAAAAACAGAACAAAAGAAGATCTTGTCATTTTAGAAGGAATCCTTGAGGAAATGAAAAACGTAGAAGGGGATGAAGAGCTTGGTGAAAAAGCGGATTTCGAATTCCATAAGGCCATTGCAAATGCTTCCCACAACCCTCTGCTACCTAATTTACTAAACCAAGTATCTGGGCTTACGATTGAATTAATGCGAGAAACAAGGCGCATTTGGTTATTTTCTAAACAAACCACGATTGAACAATTATATGATGAACATATGCAAATTTATTTAGCTATCAAACAACAAAATCCCGAACTAGCAGAACTCGCCATGTATTCCCATTTAAATAACGTAGAAGAAATTTTAATGAAATATTTCGATATGGCTGAATAA
- a CDS encoding (Fe-S)-binding protein has protein sequence MKVSLFATCLVDMFQGNVGKATVELLERLGCEIDFPSSQVCCGQPAYNSGYVEESKGSMKNMIKAFEHAEYVVTPSGSCAYMFKEYPHIFKGDPEWEQRAQRLADKTYELTDFIVNVLKIENVGARLKGKATYHTSCHMTRLLGVKDAPIRLLQNVEGMEYVELPGNERCCGFGGTFSVKMGNISGEMVDEKVRNIEETGADILVGADAGCLINIGGRISRTGKPIRVMHIAEVLNSR, from the coding sequence ATGAAAGTCTCATTATTTGCGACATGCCTTGTCGATATGTTTCAAGGGAATGTAGGAAAAGCGACTGTTGAACTTCTTGAACGGCTTGGTTGTGAAATCGATTTTCCTTCATCACAAGTTTGCTGCGGACAGCCGGCTTATAACAGCGGATATGTAGAAGAATCAAAAGGTTCCATGAAAAACATGATTAAAGCATTTGAACATGCAGAATATGTTGTTACGCCATCAGGTTCTTGCGCATATATGTTCAAAGAATATCCGCATATTTTTAAAGGGGATCCGGAATGGGAACAAAGAGCGCAACGTTTAGCAGATAAAACCTATGAATTAACCGACTTTATTGTAAATGTTTTAAAAATTGAAAATGTCGGAGCCCGGTTAAAAGGCAAAGCTACTTATCATACATCATGCCATATGACGAGACTTTTAGGAGTAAAAGATGCACCCATCCGATTACTTCAAAATGTTGAAGGAATGGAATATGTTGAACTTCCAGGAAACGAGCGCTGCTGTGGATTTGGCGGTACATTCTCCGTGAAAATGGGGAATATTTCCGGAGAAATGGTGGATGAAAAAGTTCGCAATATCGAAGAAACAGGAGCGGATATTTTAGTTGGTGCAGATGCCGGATGCCTTATTAATATTGGAGGAAGAATCAGCCGCACCGGAAAGCCGATTCGCGTTATGCATATTGCAGAAGTGTTAAATAGTCGCTAA
- a CDS encoding LutB/LldF family L-lactate oxidation iron-sulfur protein, producing the protein MAMKTSDEHFKERVETNLNDAFMRGAISAAQARFQTRRQARVEELGNWEEWRAHGEEIRKHVLENLDAYLYELSENVAKRGGHVFFAKTKEDASNYIKNIAIQKEAKKIVKSKSMVTEEINLNAALEEAGCKVVETDLAEFILQLNDHEPPSHIIVPSLHKNRHQIREIFAKVGYDKSEQPEEMALFARKKLREEYLTADIGITGCNFAIAESGTVTLVTNEGNADLVSALPKTQIVVMGMERIVPTFEEMEVLVSLLTRSSVGQRLTSYITLLTGPKGENETDGPEEFHLVIVDNGRSKILGTEFQPILQCIRCAACVNVCPVYRHVGGHTYGSIYSGPIGAVLSPLLGGYDDFKELPYASSLCGACTEVCPVKIPLHQLLHLHRQKIVEQEGKAPISERLIMKAFGLGASTSPLFNMATKVASPVMSPFVKDDKITHGPGPLKAWTEVRDFPAPNKESFRHWMKQRQKGEKS; encoded by the coding sequence ATGGCTATGAAAACAAGTGATGAACATTTTAAAGAACGCGTAGAGACGAACTTAAACGATGCCTTTATGCGAGGCGCTATCTCCGCTGCCCAAGCCCGATTTCAAACCCGCCGTCAAGCTCGCGTGGAGGAATTAGGAAATTGGGAAGAATGGAGAGCTCATGGAGAAGAAATTCGAAAACACGTTTTAGAAAATTTAGATGCATATCTTTATGAGTTGAGCGAAAATGTGGCCAAACGAGGCGGCCATGTATTTTTCGCGAAAACAAAAGAAGACGCATCGAACTATATAAAAAACATCGCCATTCAAAAAGAAGCGAAAAAAATTGTTAAATCTAAATCGATGGTGACAGAAGAAATCAATCTAAACGCAGCGTTGGAAGAAGCCGGCTGCAAAGTGGTGGAAACCGATCTGGCCGAGTTCATTTTACAATTGAATGATCACGAGCCGCCTTCCCACATCATTGTGCCATCATTGCATAAAAACCGCCATCAAATACGGGAAATCTTTGCAAAAGTTGGCTACGACAAATCAGAACAACCTGAAGAAATGGCGCTGTTTGCCCGCAAAAAGCTGCGCGAGGAATATTTAACAGCAGACATCGGCATTACAGGATGCAACTTTGCCATTGCCGAAAGCGGCACAGTGACTTTAGTGACAAATGAAGGAAATGCAGACCTTGTCTCAGCTCTGCCAAAAACTCAAATCGTGGTAATGGGGATGGAAAGAATTGTACCAACCTTTGAGGAAATGGAAGTTCTCGTCAGCCTATTAACTCGCAGCTCGGTCGGCCAACGATTAACAAGCTATATCACATTGCTGACAGGCCCAAAAGGAGAAAACGAAACAGACGGTCCGGAAGAATTCCACTTAGTCATAGTAGATAATGGACGCTCGAAAATTTTAGGCACGGAATTCCAGCCTATACTACAATGCATCCGCTGTGCAGCATGTGTCAATGTTTGCCCAGTGTATCGCCATGTAGGCGGCCACACTTACGGGTCCATTTATTCAGGACCGATTGGCGCCGTTTTATCGCCGCTGCTTGGAGGATATGACGACTTCAAAGAATTGCCGTATGCATCAAGCCTTTGCGGTGCATGTACAGAAGTATGCCCTGTAAAAATCCCTTTGCATCAATTATTACATTTGCATCGCCAAAAAATAGTGGAACAGGAAGGCAAGGCACCAATTTCCGAACGTCTGATCATGAAAGCCTTTGGACTGGGCGCATCCACTTCACCGCTCTTTAATATGGCAACCAAAGTCGCTTCACCCGTCATGTCTCCTTTTGTAAAAGATGACAAAATCACACACGGGCCAGGGCCATTAAAAGCTTGGACGGAAGTGCGGGATTTTCCTGCACCGAATAAAGAAAGCTTCCGCCATTGGATGAAGCAGCGTCAGAAAGGAGAGAAATCATGA
- a CDS encoding lactate utilization protein C, translating into MTIQNRDEFLNQIAKSLGRPVRTKVERPVWKYCPQHEVLKNASQDELVEVLKQQCENIHTTFVQTTTADLPNVLHQVVNDYGGESVITWKDDRFEKFGVKKWMENLPENGIHFYEWNPDTPEENIRQAEKANIGITISETTLAESATAMLTSHPNRGRTMNFLPQKVIVLIPKSSIVPRMTQAAQKIRKQIEKGQQVPSCILFMSGPSNSADIESVLIVGVHGPVKATYIMIEDQ; encoded by the coding sequence ATGACGATTCAAAATCGCGATGAATTCCTAAATCAAATTGCCAAAAGCCTCGGCCGCCCTGTTCGAACAAAAGTGGAACGTCCCGTTTGGAAATATTGCCCCCAACATGAAGTGTTAAAAAATGCATCCCAAGATGAACTGGTGGAAGTGTTGAAACAGCAATGCGAAAACATCCATACAACGTTCGTCCAAACAACAACCGCGGATTTGCCGAATGTACTTCATCAAGTGGTGAACGATTATGGAGGTGAATCGGTCATCACATGGAAAGACGACCGCTTTGAAAAATTCGGGGTGAAGAAATGGATGGAAAATTTGCCGGAAAACGGCATCCACTTTTACGAGTGGAATCCGGACACCCCTGAGGAAAACATTCGCCAGGCCGAAAAGGCGAATATCGGTATAACGATCAGCGAAACGACATTGGCCGAATCCGCCACCGCTATGCTTACCAGTCATCCAAACCGGGGACGCACAATGAACTTTTTGCCGCAAAAAGTGATCGTGCTTATTCCGAAAAGTTCCATTGTCCCTAGAATGACGCAAGCTGCCCAAAAAATCCGCAAGCAAATCGAAAAGGGTCAACAAGTGCCATCCTGCATTTTATTTATGTCAGGACCAAGCAATTCAGCAGATATAGAATCCGTATTGATTGTCGGCGTGCATGGTCCGGTGAAAGCGACTTATATTATGATTGAAGATCAATAA
- a CDS encoding NAD(P)-binding oxidoreductase encodes MKIIVFGATGGVGRHVVKQALEKGFEVTAFVRNPSKLEVEHDKLHIIQGDAFNKEEVSAAIDGHDAVISCLGSSQGMKKSNELEEMTKNIVDGMKEHQVKRIIYTASAGIDGEIPGISGKMVMKMLKNALTDHRHAVDYIQANGLHYTIVRPMGLTNDPFTGNYREAKEGVPNNARSIPRADVAHFIVKALTDPQYENTSIAVAT; translated from the coding sequence ATGAAAATTATCGTCTTTGGAGCAACGGGTGGTGTTGGCCGTCATGTCGTTAAACAAGCCTTGGAAAAAGGCTTTGAGGTGACCGCTTTTGTACGCAATCCATCTAAACTTGAAGTTGAACATGACAAATTGCACATTATTCAAGGTGACGCCTTCAATAAGGAAGAAGTATCTGCAGCGATTGATGGCCATGATGCAGTCATATCCTGTTTAGGCTCAAGCCAAGGGATGAAAAAATCCAATGAACTGGAAGAGATGACAAAAAATATTGTGGATGGTATGAAGGAACATCAAGTAAAACGTATTATTTACACTGCTTCTGCTGGAATTGATGGGGAAATTCCGGGAATCAGCGGAAAAATGGTGATGAAAATGTTAAAAAACGCACTTACAGACCATCGCCATGCAGTGGATTATATTCAAGCTAATGGACTCCATTATACGATCGTACGGCCAATGGGTTTAACGAATGATCCATTTACCGGAAATTACAGGGAAGCCAAAGAAGGGGTTCCAAATAACGCAAGATCGATTCCCCGCGCAGATGTGGCCCATTTCATCGTGAAAGCCTTAACGGATCCACAGTATGAAAACACATCGATTGCTGTTGCGACATAA